In the genome of Aphelocoma coerulescens isolate FSJ_1873_10779 unplaced genomic scaffold, UR_Acoe_1.0 HiC_scaffold_87, whole genome shotgun sequence, one region contains:
- the LOC138102575 gene encoding T-cell activation Rho GTPase-activating protein-like isoform X1, with product MDAAFLFPRGAKKLPAAKLLLLRQLLALLRLIGQHVSSSRMTCSSLAVCLGPKLLSPPQEQQLELEAMLAENKQANALVDIPLENSGDIFGEQVAGPNESPAPTELCTEMHREEQSGPAGREDNKPQAESNLDASPSLPETRQGDGEEATVLEVQRAEACRLLAPGREKEKEKTASRGLARRQGIAARKGKEEDTPKKTGEMQEALPAQEAQVSHLLSPSRRAALHKRKRPRERLGISAAAIPPDIILVINVWSMTKSVRKMGILTPVYLFVWVY from the exons ATGGACGCTGCCTTCCTGTTCCCTCGGGGGGCCAAGAAGTTGCCCGCAGCaaagctgctcctcctcaggcagctgctggcactgctgcgaCTCATCGGCCAGCACGTGTCCAGCAGCAGAAtgacctgcagcagcctggccgTCTGCCTGGGGCCAAAGCTGCTGAGCCCAccgcaggagcagcagctggagctcgaGGCCATGCTGGCCGAGAACAAGCAG GCGAATGCTCTGGTGGACATCCCGCTGGAGAACTCAGGTGACATCTTTGGGGAACAGGTAGCTGGCCCCAACGAGTCACCAGCACCCACAGAGCTATGCACAG AGATGCACAGGGAAGAGCAAAGTGGCCCTGCAGGAAGAGAAGACAACAAGCCCCAGGCAGAAAGCAATCTGGATGcatccccttccctgcctgagACCcggcagggagatggagaagagGCCACGGTGCTGGAGGTCCAAAGAGCAGAG GCTTGTAGGCTGCTAGccccaggaagagaaaaagagaaggaaaagacagcGAGCAGAGGCCTGGCCAGAAGACAGGGAATAGCAgccagaaagggaaaggaggaggacacACCAAAGAAGACTGGAGAAATGCAGGAAGCTCTGCCAGCCCAAGAAGCCCAG gtGTCCCATCTGCTGTCCCcgtccaggagagctgctctgcacaagAGGAAGAGACCAAGGGAGAGGCTGGGAATATCGGCGGCTGCAATCCCTCCTGATATAATTCTAGTTATAAATGTGTGGAGTATGACTAAGAGCGTTAGAAAAATGGGGATATTGACACCTGTATATCTATTTGTATGGGTATATTGA
- the LOC138102575 gene encoding T-cell activation Rho GTPase-activating protein-like isoform X2: protein MDAAFLFPRGAKKLPAAKLLLLRQLLALLRLIGQHVSSSRMTCSSLAVCLGPKLLSPPQEQQLELEAMLAENKQANALVDIPLENSGDIFGEQVAGPNESPAPTELCTEMHREEQSGPAGREDNKPQAESNLDASPSLPETRQGDGEEATVLEVQRAEAPPALSPNTHQSSPESLAKAEALTSLSVSGR, encoded by the exons ATGGACGCTGCCTTCCTGTTCCCTCGGGGGGCCAAGAAGTTGCCCGCAGCaaagctgctcctcctcaggcagctgctggcactgctgcgaCTCATCGGCCAGCACGTGTCCAGCAGCAGAAtgacctgcagcagcctggccgTCTGCCTGGGGCCAAAGCTGCTGAGCCCAccgcaggagcagcagctggagctcgaGGCCATGCTGGCCGAGAACAAGCAG GCGAATGCTCTGGTGGACATCCCGCTGGAGAACTCAGGTGACATCTTTGGGGAACAGGTAGCTGGCCCCAACGAGTCACCAGCACCCACAGAGCTATGCACAG AGATGCACAGGGAAGAGCAAAGTGGCCCTGCAGGAAGAGAAGACAACAAGCCCCAGGCAGAAAGCAATCTGGATGcatccccttccctgcctgagACCcggcagggagatggagaagagGCCACGGTGCTGGAGGTCCAAAGAGCAGAG GCACCTCCAGCTTTGTCTCCAAACACCCACCAGAGCTCCCCAGAGTCGCTGGCCAAGGCCGAAGCCCTGACGAGCCTTTCTGTGTCAGGAAGGTAA